Proteins encoded in a region of the Rutidosis leptorrhynchoides isolate AG116_Rl617_1_P2 chromosome 9, CSIRO_AGI_Rlap_v1, whole genome shotgun sequence genome:
- the LOC139867787 gene encoding cytochrome c-type biogenesis CcmH-like mitochondrial protein, whose translation MAEKSDVKIDRFDGTDFSFLEDANGRYALSKELIRGEIRSGKSDKDIYKKLERNMGRQYFTLQSSICRLVLLIAATAGGIWAYGRHRQRTNVHLLALNLMRRVPLTRKEKETMIEILTPPPSQGILPSFPWWKQWFQKE comes from the exons ATGGCggaaaagagtgatgtgaagatCGATCGGTTTGATGGAACCGACTTTAgttttttggaagatgcaaatggaAGATATGCTCTATCAAAAGAA CTTATTCGTGGTGAAATAAGATCTGGCAAAAGTGACAAAGATATCTATAAGAAGTTGGAGAGGAATATGGGGAGACAATACTTTACACTCCAAAGTTCGATTTGCAGGCTTGTG CTTCTGATTGCTGCGACCGCTGGAGGAATATGGGCATATGGCAGACACAGGCAAAGGACTAATGTCCACTTACTGGCGTTGAATCTTATGAGACGTGTTCCTTTAACTCGTAAAGAAAAGGAAACTATGATCGAGATCCTTACACCTCCCCCGTCTCAAGGAATTCTTCCTTCATTCCCATGGTGGAAACAGTGGTTTCAAAAAGAATAA